The Tigriopus californicus strain San Diego chromosome 10, Tcal_SD_v2.1, whole genome shotgun sequence region TCGGCATTCAACGGAGCCGGTCGAGTGCCCACAATGGCCTCGTAGGCCGTCTGCTCGTCTTTCTCGTTGCCCAAGATATCCTCGATTTCATGAATGGAGGACTCGACATCCGAGCTAATGCTGGCGATCCGTCCCATGGCCTCGGTCAACCGTTGGATACAATCTTGTTGGTTGTTTTTCACGCTAAAGGCGGCCACACATTCAATGAGCTCTGAAGGCACGCCCAAATCATCACCGGGGTTGGGAACCTCTTCCAATTGGAGAGAGGACATAAAAACGGCCAATTCCGAGTCCTTCTCCTCAATCTCGTCGCCAATTTGCCTCAACAGCTTGGCCTTCTCTTCACTATACGGAGTTCAGAAATGGAACCAATAATATTTCAACTTCTaagccattcattttttcttctctttttgattACCTGTAGAGCGACGACGATTCGTGGGCCTCCATGGGAACAATACGGTTGAAGATGTCGGGACCGGAGATATCCGGATCGGTCACTTCAAATCCCAACCCTTTGACCAGACTGGCGCCTTTGAGTTCAGGCAACGAATCCAAATCCGGCACTTTCTCATGATACACGAACTCGTTCTCCTTCTTGCTGTTCTCATACTTGCCATTGACCACGTCTGAGGTAAAGTTCAGACAATTCACTATCACACTCTTGTCCGACCCATCCAGGCCTTTGATCATCTTGCTCGTCTTCTCGAGAGTGTCGCTGGCGGCTTTGTAGTAGGCCACTCTCTCGCCCATCTTCTGGCTCTCTTCCGATTGGAATCCCATGAACAAATACGACAGAGTGGTATAAAACGTCATCTTAAACTCGACATATCTGAAAGATACCCTTGCCATGAGCACTCCTCGCCTCCAGCATCTCCAACCTTGCCTGGAATCAACTCACTTGGTCCAGGATTTGCTCTTCTTCTCGCCTACACACTCGGAAATGGGCTCGTCCTCGTTTTTACTGTTGGAGCTCTCAATCTTGCGTAACGCGGCCTTATAGTACTCGACCACTTGGGCGCACACTTTGGCGATGATGGAGTGCTTGCGATGATCCAAGATGCTCTTCTCCAAGATGCATTCTTGAGCTTGAGCCAAGCAAACCTAGTCAAGAGACCTTCAACCGTCCAGCACCGGTCCGAATATGAGACGATCATGATAGTCATGTCCTACCTGAGCCAAGAAGGCCAACAAGTCCGTGGAGAGATCGGAGCCCATTTGCGTGGGATATCGATCCGGCAAGGTGTGAAAGGCCCAAGCCGCACATTGATAGTGCGTGCAAGCCACTTTCATGCCTTCAGACGTGGAACGCAGGTCTTGTGAGCCCAACATGGAGTGAACGGCCCCGTAATTGTACAAACTGGCCGCTTTTTCATAGTTAATGTCCGTGTAATTGCACACCACGCCCAAATAGATGTCGTACCTAAGATCACGGGAAATTCATCGTCGGCACACTAACGAGTAAATCAaggtactaaaaaaaaaaaataatgtacCATGGCAGCTCGAACTGGCCTTCGGTGATTTTGAAACGGTTGGCCAAGAAATGGAGCTGACAATAGTATTTCTGGATGTTGGACACCCCTCCAATGTCCAGACTGGGTCGAATGCAGGCATTGGCTCgaagttgttccaattccgAGATCTCATGGGTGTAGTTATTGGGGTCCTCGCGATAATGTTCCTGGCACAATGCATGATCATTGATTAGTCACTACTCACTCGTTTCCCGCGTCTGGCCTTATCCGGGTCaatccccccctcccccccgcGCGCCCGCAGGGCCTTACCTGGATCAAAGCCCGGAGTTTGGCCGTGAAATTGGCATTGTCGGGCGAGATCTTGTAGTCAAAGGACAACATGGGCAGCTTGGGACACGCCTCCATGGTCCAGGGCGACCACGAATCCCTCTCCAATCTGCAACACAAGCCATCAATGTCTGAATCTACATCATCTGTCTCTGTATTTTTGAGGGTCGGTTCTAAGGCTTCATCCTTGTTCATCGGGCCTCACTCCAATCAATCCATTTGCCTTACTCGCTCATGAACTCGCTCCCGTGGGGATCTCTTTGGGCCAACTGCAATCACTTTGACCGGAGATGGGTTACACACACAAACACGaatccatcatcatcatcatcatcaacatcatctcTTTCATTATCCCTAATATCTTATCTCGAGACCTCAATCAACCTGACCTCTGTCTGAACTGATATGCTCGTCATCAGGACCTCACCTGGACCGTCTAATCCACGATGTGACCGGTGCGAACGGAGAACCTTGGGGTAGGGGTCCCCGAGTTTTGGTCTCGATTTCAGGAGGCGTGTGTGTCACTTGGGGCGATCGACTGGGATTTCTGATCTCTTTCGTCTTTTTCCCCTCAGTTCAGGGTGACCCAAACGAGGGTTAGCTCTCGCATACCAAgacttgaatattttcttttcgtgAACTTCCTGCTGGCTCCAGGCCCGGGAATGAAATGCCGAGCCCCGTTCAAGATGACGAGTTATAAGAATTATTGTTTAATGTACATAGTCATGTAAGTTCTTGATTAGCCCTGAAAAGAACctgaataaaacaaaacatcaTAGGGGCAAAATCATGTGTCAATGCTGttttttccttcctccctTTGACATACTCAAGGAGGTGATGAAGACAAGAAACACAGTTCTGACCGGCGGGAGCTTagcttcaaagccaaaatgctTGAGGTAGTTGCGAATTATAAACAGACGACGAGTAAAACAGTAGTGTCAAGCCAAACATTTCCCACTCCTAGATTTCGAAATAGATCGTGAAGTTCCCAATCATTGCAAATTGTACTAGAAACACGAGGAAATCAAGCGATTCTAGTTTCGAGATTTTGGCTAAACGAAGTTCAGCATCTGGGAAAGTGATTCCGAGTTCTGGTCACCCTGCCTCAATGAAGTGACTAAACTTGGATGGACTAAAAGCGCGCTGTCACCGGACTCACACATGAGCAATCCATGGTTGATTGTTAATTTGAACGATAGATGAGCCGGCCTCACAATTGGATCCATGGCAAAGCTCATCGGGGGATTGAATGGGCGTAGTTAGGTCTTTTCAGGTCCAGTTTTCAGGGCAAGATCATTGGAAATGGCATAGATTTATTAGATTATAGCACAGTCAGGTTGAACCCTAACTATTCCGTCACCGCCCCTACTCTCCAAGGTCCTGAACTACTTGTCTGGTACGTACATCGTAGAAACTGACAATATAGATTTGAGCCCGTAGTCTTAATTTGAACTAGAAAGaagttgtttcaaaaaattccTAGAGGCGCTAGGGGTAAGGAAATCCGCAAAACAGGAACGAAtgcccttttcattctccactCACTTctctcgttgcggacaaaccaacggagaaatacaagaatacgTTCTATGATGTCTGACCTTAACCAGGTATTTGTCGTTGACCAACTTCAAGCTGATCTATTCgaacaccataaatacaccaccaacccgtctgagagacctttcaaaccCTGTAAGGTTacaattacaaacactttatGCGTCCAAATAGTGATAAAAAAGTAATGCTTTTCAGgtttgtcaccaaaaacttgcccaatTGTACTTTTCCTAGTATTAATTGGTTGGAAACGGTGAATGCTAAAGTGTTGACCCGTTGGCAATCATATGGTATACAACCTCttgtaaaatgatgatttgtatgtcataattgttctgAATTTTACCCACAGAGAATTTaaaacgtctcccagaagagttgacaACATATTCTTTGTGTCgcagtacttgggcaatacaTTGTTTATTTATAAATATGTTGATAAAGTCTGtcatcttagagcgtattctcttgtttcttcGTTAGTTTGTCCGCACTTAGGCTAGgcaaagcagagggcgcttcctccgctcaatgaaaaggacaagagTGTTTCGGTACCACTGCCCTTTTATTTTCATGGGTAAAATTGTTCAACGGTTAGGCTCTAGGTTGATATGAAATGAATATTAGCAGTTACCTTGTGATTTTGAGGAGAAACCGAGATGCAAATCTTTAAACATCTCTGCCTTCCAACGGTTGGCGttaattggaaatttgaagttgAATTTCAACTCAAAAGGCTAATAGTTCAGATGAAGGGATAGAACACCTtggatcaaatggaacaattctTGTCTTAACAAAACTCCTTGCAAGGCAAGTATTTCAATCAAGCCAAGAACATTGACAAAAGACTTATTGGCATGAATGGACCTTGAAAGATTGAAACTTTCTCCACGATTGAGGCCTTTTTTTAAGCCCTCAACACTGCCCGGAAGTTGGTTTTAGTGGGAACAAAAAACAATTCCTTCTATCTTGATGATGAATTGTTACCCTTAAGAGTCCCGTCAAATCGAAAGGGAAGGCAACGAAAATCATAAGCCAACCCAATAGATATTATTTGTATCCGTTCCAAGGTTAGATAGATTCCCTTGTAGAATTGCTTGAATGCTTGTCCCTGTCATTTGTATTATCACTAGCAAGGCTTCTGCAATACCTCTTTGCGATTGAAACGTCCGGCAAAtgtaaaaattgaagtttttctcGTCTCTTCTCAGAGCTAGAATGCAACTGATGTCGTGATGTATCACTAGCTCGTAGTGCAATAATATGATTACTCGTACCTAGCAGACGAATAGCTAAGGCTTTTAGCGTACACGATATGAGTCATGTTAagggagagaagaaaaaataaccaTAGATTTTTTTAATACGTAAATTGCAAGCCACCAAAGTACCAGCTAACACACATTCCAATGCTTCAAATGCCAGAGTTGAAATAACACTAGCCACGTTTTGCTTTTTGGATCGTCTTACAAGCGGCCATGATTCCCAATTTCATTCCGTGTCATTTCAAACAGACCTGTATCCTATCAAACCCTTCACTCGTGTagctcaaaaatgcaaaagaacaCCGCCGCAAAGAACACAAATCTACCTACATCCCAATGACAATAACTGACGTGACACGAATTTAAGgcgaaatatttccatttatatgcCATCCAATCATAATTGGGGGGATAATTGGCGTGATTCTTCGGACGCGATCGGTCCAGTTCACGGATACTGATTCGATGGAAGCAGGCCCGAGATGTCTAAACCGAGATCTTTTCGGCCAAAGAGCAAGTCATGCCGGTGCCGTCGGGTTCAATGTTGGCCTCGGTGACCTTGCCATCCTCCACAACCATGGAGAAGCGCTTCATCCGCTTGGTCCCCAAAACAGCGGCCAAATCCACCTCGAGATCCAGGGCTTGAGCCAGTTTGCCATGGGTATCGGCCAGCATGCGCACCTTACCATCGGCCTTCTACATAAATGAGAAGAGTAACTTGTCAATGGAACACTTGGCGGGGCATGAAGAAATATAATCCCCCAAAACGTACCTGGTTTTCACCCCAAGCGCCCATGACAAAAGGGTCGTTGACGGCCACACAAATGATTTCCTTGATTCCTTTGCCTTTCAACTCGTCAGCCTTGGCCACAAACCCTGGTAAGCATTAATTAGAACTTCAAAGACACCGGGCATGTATTTAAAATCGTCCGATGTTTACACAGTCATTTTGTCATTATTTTCGTCCTCAGTGATCGTCAACGTACACAAGGACTTCCCATGAATTGTCCAAAGTAGGAAAACTTTTTGTTTGCTCGTCTGCATACGGGCAATGGAGTTGACAAAGCGTTTCCAACGCAAATACCTGTTGTTCATTTACCTGGCAAATGAGTCTTGGAACAACCGGGGGTGAAGGCACCGGGCACCCCAAAGATGATGCTCTTCCCACTCTTAGTCAACTCGGCCAAGTCGACCTTCTTATCCGGAGCACCTTCATAAAGTTCAACGGAGGGAACGGCATCACCAACCTGAAACATTTATTGATCATCATTCTCACAATGACTTCAGATTTCCCGGTTCGGGGGGGGGTAGATGTGGCTGTCGATGGccattttggtttcaattcttTTCCCCATAGCAAGTTACTCGAGTTATGCAATCGATGGCCTTTACCTTGACAGGAGCCATGACTGAGGTTTGGAACGATCTTTGCGTGAGAAGGGCGGGTCTGAGGACAGAGGCAACCAATTTGCGACTGAACACCACGGTGTGACCGGCAGAAATCATGTTATAAAAGGAATCGGCAGGAACCGCAGCCGAGAACCGAACCCAACAGGACTACGTGAGAGCGAATTATGGAAGCAGTGAGAGAGGGGGAGAGAGGAGGAAAGGATCGAGGACGCGAGCTCAATGACGTGATCTTGTCGAATGCATGCAATGGCTGCCCCAAGCAGCTCCGTAGACGTCCATGCCATGCTTAAACCCACACACCCTCAGCGAATGGATTGAGGATCtaggagaaagaagagcttgTGCAGGATGACGCGGACCGGGAAACAGGCATGACTCGAGCCCAAGGTAGGTTGGAATGGGACCAGATTCTGAACTGTTCCGCGGATTTTGGACCATTGCTCTCATTTCCATGAGGAGGATTGATTTATCAAATGCCGAGAAAAAATGTTGCTGTCTTCGCGGAGGACGATGGAATAGGCGttaaaagagagagagagagagagagagagagacaacgAAGAGTCAGAATGAATGTCGTAGGAGGAGGTAAGACAGGAAGTTCTCAAGTACTGCAATCAAGAGATTGACTTgcctggttttttttcatgcatattCTTCTATTTACCTTGATGTATGAGCCACGGGTTTAGCCCATGGATTAGCAACCATGAATGGTCGGCGTTAAACAAAAAGTGTCAATAGATAACCCGAGTAACCGAACATCCATCCATGGAAAATGGCAATCATTGACCAACAAGGTCATTCTTTTGGTGTCTACTCCGTTTTCTACTATCAAATGTTGGACAAACTGTTTTTGAGGATGCCAGTAACAGACCCCGATCACGCTCCAAAAAATTGATTGCCGCTCACGATCAATTCCTTGGCGTGCCTTGGGCACCGAAAATAGACACACACGACAATCGACTAATAACAGAGTAACTTTTAATTGGACACgagatttgaaaagccttttcaaaaaatgaactgtATCTGAGCTACCAAAAGtagaattctttttttttaagagtttcaaagtggaaaaagaaaaaaagcgccAGCCGTGGAGATAGACAAAGTAACCAATTTTTGACCGAACATATCTTCAATCAGATATAACATGTCTAACATGTCATACATGTGTAAACTGAGCTGCTAACAAATGAGGCATTGACTTAACTCTCGCTAAGTTATTATACCTTTGAACTATGAGAGCTTGTGATGCGCCTTTTGCATTTGTTTGCATTCGCCGTAAAAAGAGACAAGTAATTGCGGCAACGATTTAACCACGTGCTCATTCAATGGAAAGAAGAACTCACTAAAGAAACATTAAGGTAGTTCGTGTTCATCGACAGGACAATCAAAATCACCGCGCTCCACTTCAACTAAAACGGGCGAACATTCAACCCATTCTGGAACAGAAGTGCTTGTTGAATTGGGCGAAGCCGAATCAACATTGTTCCTAGTTTTGGCTGCCAACCGCTTGGATTTGATGGGGCTCTTCTTGGGCAATTCTAAGGGGTCGACCAACATTTTCCTCTTGGTTCCCGTCCCcgttttggtcaaatttcgAACCGAGATTCGCACTTTACAATTCAGTGCCTCAATCTTGAGTAAAAGCTTCTGTTTCTCACTCGACGATAGTTTTTTGGCAAGGCGGTTCAATTCCGCCAAAGTCTTGTCCAATTTGTGATCCAGGGCCTGAAATAAGTTACCAAATCATGACTTCAAAGGTGTTGCtctgaaatttagaccctGGCCTACACAAAGTCTTTTCGTTGTACCTGGTCATGATCATCAGGATCGTCCACTAATGGGTCACCATTTGCTCGCTTGACCAAGACTTTCTCTAAGTTTCGCAAATCTTCGTAGCTCACGGGTTTGAAGCCACTCACATACTCCAGATGGC contains the following coding sequences:
- the LOC131888550 gene encoding peroxiredoxin-5, mitochondrial-like, with product MISAGHTVVFSRKLVASVLRPALLTQRSFQTSVMAPVKVGDAVPSVELYEGAPDKKVDLAELTKSGKSIIFGVPGAFTPGCSKTHLPGFVAKADELKGKGIKEIICVAVNDPFVMGAWGENQKADGKVRMLADTHGKLAQALDLEVDLAAVLGTKRMKRFSMVVEDGKVTEANIEPDGTGMTCSLAEKISV